One part of the Magallana gigas chromosome 5, xbMagGiga1.1, whole genome shotgun sequence genome encodes these proteins:
- the LOC105320355 gene encoding nuclear apoptosis-inducing factor 1 has product MASECSESVSDASLKIKKPNWTELEKKILVEEVHLREGSLFGKFKGAGGGKIAKDVAWREVAQAVNGSSGSGILRTSGEAAKQYSNLKQRAKGKLSESKRPKTGGGPKPPSPTPVELSIL; this is encoded by the exons ATGGCGAGCGAGTGTTCTGAAAGTGTCTCAGACGccagtttaaaaattaaaaaacctaACTGGACCGagttagaaaagaaaattttggtgGAAGAAGTGCATTTGAGGGAGGGTTCATTGTTTGGGAAATTTAAGGGTGCTGGGGGTGGGAAGATAGCGAAGGACGTTGCCTGGAGAGAGGTTGCACAGGCAGTGAACGG GAGCAGTGGTTCGGGAATACTGAGGACAAGTGGGGAGGCTGCCAAGCAGTACAGTAACTTGAAGCAGAGGG CCAAAGGAAAGTTATCAGAATCAAAACGCCCAAAGACAGGAGGAGGTCCCAAGCCACCAAGCCCCACACCAGTTGAGCTTTCCATTTTGTAA